The Algoriphagus sp. TR-M9 genome has a window encoding:
- the xerA gene encoding site-specific tyrosine recombinase/integron integrase → MKTITVTSAIWKKKGVVLLQFGYDRALIELVKTLSKAKWSSEKKAWFIPYSEDILDQLLTHFKGKVWLDYSDFDQIKQEQIPATLPELASDLAQEIGKFVAWMQNKRYAESTIKTYSQSLSLFFRFTNNKKPVEIITEDLENFHQNYILRRKYSVSFQSQVINAVKLYFSNKQKRKLEPEGIERPKKPKQLPHVLSKEEVKDILLAHKNIKHRTMLSLIYACGLRRSELINLRLEDVESKRGLLRVNDGKGAKDRIVPISKKVIDMLREYYKLEMPLTYLFEGAKAGHTYSPKSLENVLNQAVKKVGMKKKPTLHWLRHSYATHLLESGTDLRYIQELLGHKSSKTTEIYTHVSTKSLGQIKSPFDDL, encoded by the coding sequence ATGAAAACAATTACTGTCACATCTGCCATTTGGAAAAAGAAAGGAGTGGTTTTACTCCAGTTTGGCTATGATCGAGCGCTAATAGAGCTAGTCAAAACCCTGTCCAAGGCAAAATGGAGTTCAGAAAAGAAAGCTTGGTTCATTCCTTACTCAGAAGACATTTTAGATCAACTTCTAACTCACTTCAAAGGGAAGGTCTGGCTAGATTATTCAGATTTTGACCAAATCAAACAGGAACAAATACCTGCCACACTACCCGAACTAGCTAGCGATCTAGCGCAAGAAATCGGAAAGTTTGTAGCATGGATGCAAAACAAACGCTATGCAGAATCGACCATAAAGACCTATAGCCAGAGCTTGAGCCTGTTCTTTCGATTTACAAATAATAAAAAGCCTGTAGAAATTATCACGGAAGATTTGGAGAACTTCCATCAAAATTATATTCTTAGGAGAAAATACTCAGTTAGCTTTCAGTCCCAAGTCATCAATGCAGTGAAGTTGTATTTTTCTAACAAGCAAAAACGCAAGCTGGAACCTGAAGGGATCGAACGGCCGAAAAAGCCAAAACAGCTTCCCCATGTACTCAGCAAAGAAGAGGTGAAAGACATACTCTTAGCACACAAAAATATAAAGCACAGAACAATGCTCAGCCTCATCTATGCATGTGGATTAAGACGAAGTGAGTTGATAAACCTCAGGCTTGAAGATGTGGAATCGAAAAGGGGGCTGCTGCGGGTGAATGATGGAAAAGGAGCCAAAGACCGGATAGTTCCGATTAGTAAGAAAGTCATAGACATGCTCCGGGAATACTATAAATTAGAAATGCCCCTCACCTATTTGTTTGAAGGTGCAAAGGCAGGACATACATATTCCCCTAAGAGCTTGGAGAATGTACTTAATCAGGCTGTAAAAAAAGTTGGGATGAAGAAGAAACCCACCCTACATTGGCTACGGCACTCCTATGCTACCCATTTACTAGAAAGTGGTACAGACCTGCGATATATTCAAGAATTACTAGGTCACAAGAGCAGTAAGACCACAGAGATCTATACGCATGTTTCCACCAAGTCATTAGGACAAATCAAATCCCCTTTCGATGATTTATAG
- a CDS encoding AAA family ATPase, with protein MIHKIVHIKNLGRYKQFVSSNENWDGVLSKVNAIYADNGSGKTTFTQLIKSLKGDFQRIVKRRSFGVNEKIDVLLIDDNHKQLKFTGSKWNKTINDIEVFDTYYIDSNVYLITLGNLDKRGTFFEIVVGDKGAKIADEIIRLRGLRKKKSQQRRNYKYAIKKTEDEQKIKDLNSKIEKSQNDSAEITKELKKLDNSLVTVAEKFGRTYLDKINEYLKLFNPNIQLTKLNKKGSRFVYYIKIKEFDVRSDSESISLRHTLSEGDKSSLALAFFLARLKIQENLDKKTIIFDDPISSFDSSRRSVTINQLVSLSKRCKQFILLSHDINFVKDFISRSENCKSLKIVYKNSTSAIIPHNIELETMTGIYKDLTVMHNFLEKGETSEFDKREVVRCIRPSVEGMFRLKYFTIFKSDDWLGDMLKSIRESEQNEPLNKLQPILDDLSDINDYSKSYHHSNPNYLEIPLNSEELRNYVNRTIDLIQKI; from the coding sequence ATGATACATAAGATAGTACATATAAAGAACCTAGGACGCTACAAGCAATTCGTTTCATCAAATGAAAACTGGGATGGTGTTCTAAGCAAAGTCAATGCAATTTATGCGGATAACGGTTCTGGTAAAACAACATTTACACAATTAATTAAATCCCTCAAAGGAGATTTCCAGCGTATCGTAAAAAGAAGGTCATTTGGTGTCAATGAAAAGATAGATGTACTGCTAATTGATGATAATCACAAGCAATTAAAATTCACAGGTAGTAAGTGGAACAAGACCATTAATGACATTGAAGTTTTTGATACTTATTACATCGATTCAAATGTCTACTTGATAACTCTAGGGAATTTAGATAAAAGAGGAACCTTTTTTGAAATTGTAGTCGGTGATAAAGGAGCTAAAATTGCTGATGAAATTATACGATTAAGGGGATTAAGAAAGAAAAAGAGCCAGCAAAGACGCAATTATAAATACGCCATAAAAAAAACAGAAGACGAACAGAAGATTAAGGATTTAAACAGCAAAATTGAAAAATCCCAAAATGACTCTGCTGAAATAACAAAAGAACTAAAGAAACTAGATAATAGTCTAGTAACGGTTGCTGAAAAATTTGGACGCACCTACCTTGATAAGATTAATGAATACTTAAAACTGTTTAACCCTAATATTCAATTGACCAAACTGAATAAAAAAGGCAGTCGGTTTGTTTACTACATAAAAATTAAAGAATTCGATGTTAGATCTGACTCGGAATCCATTTCTTTAAGACATACTTTAAGCGAAGGAGATAAAAGCTCTCTTGCCCTTGCATTTTTTCTTGCCCGACTTAAAATTCAAGAAAATTTAGACAAGAAAACAATAATCTTTGATGACCCTATTTCTAGCTTCGACAGTTCCAGGAGAAGTGTTACAATTAATCAACTTGTTTCATTGTCTAAACGATGCAAACAATTTATTCTACTGAGTCACGACATCAATTTTGTTAAGGATTTTATTTCACGCTCTGAAAATTGTAAAAGCCTAAAAATTGTTTACAAGAATTCAACAAGTGCCATAATTCCTCACAATATTGAATTAGAAACAATGACAGGTATTTATAAGGACTTAACGGTCATGCACAATTTCTTGGAAAAGGGTGAAACATCAGAATTTGATAAAAGGGAAGTTGTAAGATGTATTAGACCTAGTGTTGAAGGGATGTTTAGACTAAAGTACTTTACGATTTTTAAATCAGATGACTGGCTTGGAGATATGTTAAAATCAATTCGGGAATCAGAACAAAATGAACCGCTGAATAAACTTCAACCAATTTTAGATGATTTATCTGATATTAATGATTATTCAAAGTCTTACCATCACTCCAACCCAAACTACCTAGAAATTCCACTAAATAGTGAGGAACTTAGAAACTATGTTAATCGGACAATCGATTTAATTCAAAAAATATAA
- a CDS encoding AIPR family protein, translating into MNVNYPDILQEIEFYNIEGRTESAAFLMWYLEKYFRLDQQLAIDSVCDNNGDKGVDGIYLNEGLGTIDIFQTKIAQSDKKTIGDTTLKEFIGTLDQFATKEKLENLIKTAGKAQVASLVKRLDLPEKLDAYKIRGVFVTNVDLSADGQALLNEIDNVEFFGKTILEEQYISDKKEINLLAEAKFDVSENETTKYFADSDTVTYIAPIKAKELVQLDGINDQSIFDYNVRGALGNTKINKGIVRSIKDPSLHKQFPLFHNGITIVAEDVEKDDESLTIKKFYVVNGCQSLTSLYRNQSHLTDDLKVLTKVIKVPINSSLSSKITEYSNSQNGVKPRDFKSYNQIQIRSQNEIADKFGEEYYYEIKRGDKTPDGLKVISNEFMGVFLMSFDLEEPWNTHRKYQVFEDAYNKLFARPEVTAYRIIFIQVLDEVLTEKINDIENQLIARYALTKYALMYITKGILMNDTVGNSLIQSPNDFVKNSESRENLRQALRVIIDDIIIDLNAEVGDLDEDFDYKSSLRNDDWVKKLNRNIVTNYLKQIKRNRIPSFQEEWEKAVANNG; encoded by the coding sequence ATGAACGTAAATTATCCAGACATACTTCAAGAGATTGAGTTTTACAACATTGAAGGTAGAACCGAAAGTGCCGCTTTCTTGATGTGGTACTTGGAAAAGTATTTTCGCCTCGACCAACAATTAGCAATTGACTCAGTTTGTGATAATAACGGTGATAAAGGGGTTGACGGAATCTACCTTAATGAAGGATTAGGTACAATAGATATTTTTCAGACCAAAATTGCCCAAAGTGATAAGAAAACTATTGGGGACACTACACTAAAAGAATTTATAGGAACCCTAGACCAATTCGCAACAAAAGAAAAACTAGAAAATTTAATAAAAACGGCAGGAAAAGCACAAGTCGCCTCCTTAGTTAAAAGACTTGACCTGCCAGAAAAGTTGGACGCTTATAAAATCCGTGGAGTATTCGTTACAAATGTTGATTTATCAGCTGACGGTCAAGCTCTTTTAAATGAAATTGACAATGTTGAGTTTTTTGGTAAGACAATTTTGGAAGAACAATATATAAGTGACAAAAAAGAAATAAACCTACTAGCAGAAGCAAAATTTGATGTTTCTGAAAATGAAACCACAAAATATTTCGCTGATTCAGATACTGTTACTTACATAGCACCTATAAAAGCGAAGGAATTAGTCCAATTAGATGGAATAAATGACCAATCAATTTTCGATTACAATGTAAGGGGTGCATTAGGTAATACGAAGATTAACAAAGGTATCGTAAGAAGCATTAAAGACCCTTCACTACATAAACAATTTCCATTATTCCATAATGGGATAACAATTGTGGCAGAAGACGTTGAGAAAGATGACGAATCCTTAACGATTAAAAAGTTCTACGTTGTAAATGGCTGTCAAAGTCTTACTTCTCTGTATCGTAATCAGTCTCACCTAACCGATGACTTAAAGGTTCTAACCAAAGTCATTAAGGTGCCAATAAATTCTTCTTTATCATCAAAGATTACCGAGTATTCTAACAGCCAAAACGGAGTAAAACCAAGAGACTTTAAATCATACAATCAAATTCAAATAAGATCACAAAATGAAATAGCTGATAAGTTTGGGGAAGAATATTATTATGAAATAAAACGTGGTGACAAAACCCCTGATGGCCTAAAAGTAATATCAAATGAATTTATGGGAGTCTTTCTTATGTCCTTTGATTTGGAAGAACCGTGGAACACTCATAGAAAATACCAGGTCTTTGAAGATGCATATAATAAACTGTTTGCAAGACCTGAAGTCACAGCTTATCGGATAATTTTCATTCAAGTTCTAGATGAAGTCCTCACAGAAAAAATAAATGATATTGAGAATCAACTTATAGCTAGGTATGCTTTAACCAAATATGCTTTGATGTATATAACTAAAGGCATATTGATGAATGATACAGTTGGTAATTCATTAATTCAATCGCCTAATGACTTTGTGAAGAACTCAGAAAGTAGAGAAAATTTAAGGCAAGCATTAAGGGTAATAATTGATGATATTATAATTGACCTAAATGCAGAAGTTGGTGATTTAGACGAAGACTTTGATTACAAATCAAGCTTACGAAATGACGACTGGGTCAAAAAACTAAATCGAAATATTGTAACGAACTACTTAAAACAAATTAAGCGAAATAGAATCCCAAGCTTTCAAGAAGAATGGGAAAAGGCAGTAGCTAACAATGGCTAA
- a CDS encoding alpha/beta fold hydrolase yields the protein MKLVSSKRILIHLLFTLQITVLQAQTNSEEYKSEVITIDGLQTQYLDFGGEGLSVILIHSEGWDAFTYKDFGPLLTKNNRVLAITRPGYGNSDIKAYDVKSQGDHLIKFVDALKIERAVFIGNSSVSAELTYLAENFPQRVAGIVYLNGLAVPWLEEHYKDPFKSFEMFLRASPSSNPQTNFIDVSEARRTYRPSHYKSNSVKINVPALAIVNKYGLQGSEKGHGALVFVGSPFMEEVRNEIPPSPTKEFLNKIADDPVFRSELINNIQDSVARIYFQKLANDTVMQRKVYEYHTQSTYPAMLEAQEKLKNAFGKNLRLVRIDVDQIVGYEYRDAPELVIEPIKKFLKQINSE from the coding sequence ATGAAATTAGTATCTAGCAAAAGAATATTGATACATTTATTATTTACGCTTCAGATTACTGTATTACAAGCCCAAACAAATAGTGAGGAATATAAAAGTGAAGTAATAACTATTGACGGGTTACAAACACAATACCTTGATTTCGGAGGTGAAGGTTTAAGTGTAATATTAATCCACTCTGAAGGCTGGGATGCTTTTACATATAAAGATTTTGGACCACTCTTAACTAAAAACAATAGGGTTTTGGCCATTACTAGGCCAGGATATGGAAATTCCGATATAAAAGCATATGATGTTAAAAGTCAAGGTGACCATCTCATCAAATTTGTAGATGCACTTAAAATAGAGCGAGCTGTTTTTATTGGTAATTCTTCTGTTTCAGCAGAGTTAACATATTTGGCTGAAAACTTTCCACAAAGAGTTGCAGGAATTGTTTACTTAAATGGATTAGCAGTACCGTGGTTAGAGGAACATTATAAAGACCCGTTTAAGAGTTTTGAAATGTTTTTAAGGGCAAGTCCCAGCTCCAATCCCCAAACTAATTTTATTGATGTTAGCGAAGCTAGAAGAACTTATCGACCTAGCCATTATAAATCCAATTCAGTAAAAATTAATGTTCCAGCTTTAGCTATTGTAAATAAATATGGCCTGCAAGGATCAGAAAAAGGACATGGTGCATTAGTATTTGTAGGTTCTCCTTTTATGGAAGAAGTCCGAAACGAGATTCCGCCTTCACCAACGAAAGAATTCTTAAATAAAATAGCTGATGACCCTGTATTTAGAAGTGAATTAATCAACAATATTCAGGATTCTGTTGCGAGAATCTATTTTCAAAAACTAGCCAATGATACGGTAATGCAAAGAAAGGTGTATGAATACCATACCCAATCTACATACCCCGCAATGCTTGAAGCTCAAGAAAAACTTAAAAATGCATTTGGTAAAAATTTACGCCTTGTAAGGATTGATGTCGATCAAATTGTGGGATATGAATATAGAGATGCTCCAGAGCTAGTTATTGAGCCTATTAAGAAATTCCTAAAACAAATAAATTCGGAATAA
- a CDS encoding helix-turn-helix domain-containing protein has protein sequence MIYLIGIVITSFLLIILLTKKGKSLADKILFSWLCVILVQLILFSIISSNHYLEFPYLLGLEIPFPLLHGPFLFLYTSVLTTGHFGKPKIYLHFLPYFLALIATIPFISLSLEEKILVYQNEGEGFETVSTLIFVGIILSGITYTILSLRALAIHKKRIKDNFSSLEKINLQWLFRLVIGLACIWVLAFFADDEIIFSTVVLFVVFIGFYGIKQVGIFTNPQAFEFSSTIGSNKSAELPHAQPENSKYEKSTLTDRQLRTIHAELVHVMKQKKLFLTPELTLTMLAEELETHPNTLSQVINSIEQKNFFDYVNSLRIEEFKERIAIPDNQKFTLLSLAYACGFNSKTSFNRNFKNLTGKSPSEYLKENKAMLE, from the coding sequence ATGATATACCTAATCGGAATAGTCATCACTTCCTTCCTGTTAATCATTTTGTTGACGAAAAAAGGAAAAAGCCTTGCTGACAAAATACTTTTCTCTTGGCTTTGTGTGATTTTGGTCCAATTGATTTTATTTTCCATTATTTCCTCAAACCACTATTTAGAATTCCCATACCTTTTGGGACTTGAAATACCATTCCCTCTCTTGCATGGGCCTTTTCTTTTCCTCTACACCTCAGTACTCACCACGGGGCACTTTGGCAAGCCAAAAATATATCTCCATTTTCTACCCTATTTCCTAGCACTTATAGCTACCATTCCATTTATAAGCCTCAGCCTGGAAGAGAAAATCCTTGTTTACCAAAATGAAGGCGAAGGTTTTGAGACCGTATCTACCCTTATTTTTGTTGGTATTATCCTATCTGGCATTACCTACACTATTTTATCACTGCGAGCTTTAGCCATTCATAAAAAGCGGATTAAAGACAATTTTTCTTCCTTAGAAAAAATAAACCTACAATGGCTTTTTAGATTAGTCATCGGATTAGCCTGCATCTGGGTACTGGCTTTCTTTGCTGATGATGAAATTATTTTTTCCACAGTAGTACTGTTCGTGGTTTTTATTGGTTTTTACGGCATTAAGCAAGTAGGAATTTTTACTAACCCACAAGCGTTTGAGTTTTCTTCCACAATTGGATCCAATAAGTCTGCTGAGCTACCCCATGCCCAGCCCGAAAATTCCAAGTATGAAAAGTCCACATTAACAGACAGGCAACTCAGAACTATCCATGCTGAATTGGTGCATGTGATGAAGCAAAAGAAATTATTCCTCACACCCGAGCTGACATTGACAATGCTTGCCGAAGAACTTGAAACACATCCCAACACCCTTTCTCAAGTTATCAATTCGATCGAGCAAAAAAACTTTTTCGATTATGTCAATTCATTGAGAATTGAAGAATTCAAGGAACGTATAGCCATTCCCGACAATCAAAAATTTACACTTTTATCTCTTGCTTATGCCTGTGGGTTTAACTCGAAAACATCTTTCAATAGAAATTTCAAAAACCTGACAGGTAAATCCCCATCCGAGTATCTGAAAGAAAACAAGGCAATGCTCGAATAA
- a CDS encoding alpha/beta fold hydrolase, whose product MNLKTLTVIGLACTLLISCEMDLDMNEPGNLVPKTVTEDPSLPSLSLNGTSLHAQTYGNPANAMVIFLHGGPGADYRNGLNVRQLADDGYYVVFYDQRGTGLSQRHDKNTYSIQLYLDDLTAVIEHYRTSTNQKVFLFGHSWGAMLAAAYINAYPDRIDGAIFAEAGGFNKQLLDEYGEASRKLNLFSEITNDVLYYDQFLTGRENEHEILDYKLAIASSFSYAEGNDEGIEGASPFWRNGAGVLQAFMDISENEGFYFTTNLNQYQTKVLFLYGENNKSYGLSFAQKEASFFPSSEIVQIADTGHEMIYFKWDSVHPAVLGYLNSLN is encoded by the coding sequence ATGAACTTAAAGACTCTGACAGTCATAGGGTTGGCTTGCACCCTGCTCATTTCCTGCGAAATGGATCTTGACATGAATGAGCCGGGAAACTTAGTTCCAAAAACCGTGACAGAAGACCCCAGTTTGCCGTCCCTATCCCTGAATGGTACAAGCCTTCATGCCCAGACCTACGGAAATCCTGCTAATGCCATGGTCATTTTCCTGCATGGTGGCCCCGGTGCAGATTACCGAAACGGACTAAACGTACGGCAGCTCGCAGATGATGGTTATTACGTTGTCTTCTACGACCAGCGTGGTACTGGCTTGTCCCAGCGCCACGATAAAAACACCTACTCCATCCAACTCTACTTAGATGACCTCACTGCTGTGATCGAACACTACAGGACTTCTACCAATCAAAAAGTTTTCCTTTTCGGTCACTCATGGGGAGCTATGCTTGCCGCAGCTTACATCAATGCCTATCCTGACAGGATTGATGGGGCTATATTCGCTGAGGCGGGTGGGTTCAACAAACAACTATTGGACGAGTATGGGGAAGCAAGCCGGAAACTGAACCTCTTTTCGGAAATCACAAATGATGTCCTGTATTACGATCAGTTCCTAACCGGGCGTGAAAATGAACATGAAATACTGGATTACAAGTTGGCCATAGCATCAAGTTTCTCTTATGCAGAAGGCAATGACGAGGGGATTGAAGGGGCCTCCCCTTTTTGGAGAAATGGAGCAGGCGTATTGCAGGCCTTTATGGATATTTCAGAAAATGAAGGGTTTTACTTTACCACCAACCTCAATCAATATCAGACCAAGGTCCTCTTTCTGTATGGTGAAAACAACAAATCCTATGGGTTGAGCTTTGCGCAAAAAGAAGCGTCATTTTTTCCCAGTTCAGAAATTGTGCAAATAGCCGACACCGGGCATGAAATGATTTATTTCAAATGGGATTCGGTTCACCCTGCCGTTCTTGGCTATTTAAATTCACTAAACTAA
- a CDS encoding M23 family metallopeptidase: MREIYITISFIFISILNCFGQKQKDEPVTYLDDLSIGWVKDSDTLLFRATSKVLVPIEIYFTSEENKQELNSFLLKPKDSLALLTYFGELPDSIFTARFADSVRVGYFIGHKSLIAPDLDYLYRLPFKSNKKYEVSQSFNDKFSHNSSRSRYAIDFQLDVGEPVFAAREGTVVKVIDWFSKQGGEELIDAANKIVIMHSDGTLASYVHLDFKGSLVKEGEWVERGQKIGISGLTGFTRGPHLHFVVRKERDISIPVVFKGYEGKMLKKGKRYQVVE; the protein is encoded by the coding sequence ATGAGAGAAATTTACATCACCATATCCTTCATTTTTATTAGCATTCTGAATTGTTTTGGTCAAAAACAAAAAGATGAGCCCGTTACATACTTAGATGATTTGTCCATTGGATGGGTAAAAGATTCGGACACATTACTATTCAGGGCTACAAGCAAGGTTTTAGTTCCTATAGAAATCTACTTTACTTCAGAGGAAAATAAGCAAGAGTTAAATTCATTTCTGCTTAAGCCCAAAGACAGCCTTGCGCTCTTAACCTATTTTGGCGAACTGCCCGACTCTATATTTACCGCTCGTTTTGCTGATAGCGTGCGTGTGGGCTATTTTATAGGGCATAAATCTCTTATAGCACCAGATTTAGATTATTTATACCGATTGCCATTTAAATCGAACAAGAAATATGAAGTAAGCCAAAGTTTTAATGATAAGTTTTCCCATAACAGTTCCAGGTCCCGATATGCGATAGATTTTCAACTAGATGTAGGAGAACCTGTTTTTGCAGCAAGGGAAGGTACTGTTGTAAAGGTAATTGACTGGTTTTCAAAACAAGGTGGGGAAGAATTGATAGATGCTGCCAATAAAATTGTCATTATGCACTCAGATGGGACATTAGCTTCCTATGTTCATTTAGATTTTAAGGGCAGTTTGGTAAAAGAAGGCGAATGGGTAGAAAGGGGGCAAAAAATTGGAATCTCAGGTCTGACAGGATTTACACGTGGGCCTCATTTGCATTTTGTGGTGCGAAAGGAAAGAGATATTTCCATACCTGTAGTTTTTAAAGGATATGAGGGCAAGATGCTGAAAAAAGGTAAAAGATATCAAGTGGTTGAATAA
- a CDS encoding efflux RND transporter periplasmic adaptor subunit — protein sequence MKNLRIVSILFLALILGAGFFQCSTKESEDAQGVEVQAGTSDGAYINVSTQQFETMKMQWGNPEMQEFSAGIPAQGTVKVPVEGIQEISAFFGGYVSGLKLLEGESVSKGQVLFYLENPDFVTLQQEFLEANSQLNYLREEFERQQTLFAEKISSQKNYLKAEADYQSTKAKAESLRKQLSLIHINASELKAENIRSKVPVLAPISGFVEAIHLVQGSFLPAGGKAMTLISKEHLHIELVVFEKNATQIHKGQKVQVSIPDLPGKKLVAEVFMVGQSINAERQINIHAHLPEEKEEEMLVPGMFIEAVFQTDPQQAWVLPSTAIINSEGTGYVLVRREQSDAGFQLEKVAVQTGKTNNEGVEIMPNDAISASTVVLTKGGFNLLP from the coding sequence ATGAAGAATCTACGCATAGTATCGATCCTTTTCCTGGCCTTAATCTTGGGAGCTGGTTTTTTCCAATGTTCTACTAAGGAGTCTGAAGACGCTCAGGGAGTGGAAGTGCAGGCAGGTACCAGCGATGGTGCCTATATCAACGTCTCTACCCAGCAATTTGAAACCATGAAAATGCAATGGGGAAATCCTGAGATGCAGGAGTTTTCAGCAGGAATACCGGCTCAGGGAACCGTGAAAGTTCCGGTGGAAGGGATTCAGGAAATTTCAGCATTTTTTGGAGGGTATGTCTCTGGCTTGAAGTTGCTGGAGGGAGAATCTGTGAGCAAAGGTCAGGTGCTTTTCTACCTGGAGAATCCGGATTTCGTCACCCTGCAACAGGAATTTTTGGAAGCAAATAGCCAGTTGAATTACCTCCGGGAGGAATTTGAGCGTCAGCAAACCCTTTTTGCCGAAAAGATCTCTTCACAAAAAAACTACCTCAAGGCTGAGGCGGATTACCAATCCACCAAAGCCAAAGCAGAAAGCCTTCGCAAGCAATTGTCTCTGATCCATATCAATGCCAGCGAACTGAAAGCAGAAAACATCCGCTCCAAAGTACCGGTGCTAGCCCCTATTTCTGGATTTGTAGAAGCTATACATTTGGTACAGGGTTCATTTTTACCTGCTGGCGGCAAGGCCATGACCCTCATCAGTAAGGAGCATTTGCATATTGAACTGGTGGTTTTTGAAAAGAATGCCACGCAGATCCATAAAGGTCAAAAGGTACAGGTTAGCATTCCGGATCTACCGGGCAAAAAGCTAGTCGCAGAGGTTTTTATGGTGGGCCAGTCCATTAACGCCGAGCGGCAGATTAATATTCATGCACATTTACCTGAGGAAAAGGAGGAAGAAATGCTAGTGCCGGGCATGTTTATAGAAGCGGTGTTTCAGACAGACCCACAGCAAGCTTGGGTGCTTCCATCTACTGCGATTATTAATTCCGAAGGTACAGGTTATGTATTGGTGCGCCGGGAGCAAAGTGATGCCGGCTTCCAATTGGAAAAAGTAGCGGTGCAGACCGGGAAAACCAATAATGAGGGAGTGGAAATCATGCCAAATGATGCAATCTCAGCAAGCACTGTAGTGCTGACTAAAGGAGGCTTTAATCTCTTGCCTTAA